From the genome of Sphingobacterium sp. UGAL515B_05:
TTATTATTTTTTAGCTGATTTACCTGCTTTTCTTCTCAATACTTCACCTGCAAACTTAACACCTTTTCCTTTGTAAGGTTCTGGTTTACGGAAGCCACGGATTTTTGCCGCTACCTGTCCGATCAATTGTTTGTCAGCACACTCCAAAGTGATTGTAGGGTTTTTACCTTTATCAGCAGTAGTTGATACTTTAACCTCTTTTGGCAATACAAAAACAATCTGGTGAGAGAAACCTAAAGTTAACTCTAATACATTACCAGTACTTGAAGCACGGTAACCTACACCGACTAACTCTTGCGTAGTTTTGTAACCTTCAGTCACACCGTGAACCATGTTAGCCAACAGGGAACGGTATAGACCGTGTAATGCTTTGTGTTTCTTTTGATCAGTTGGACGTGTTACAACGATATTGCCCTCTTCTTGAGCAATCGTGATGTCACGATCAACTTGTTGTGTTAATTCGCCTTTAGGACCTTTTACTGAAACTAAGTTTTTGTCCGAAATAGTAACAGTTACCCCAGCAGGGATAGCGATAGGCGCTTTTCCAATTCTTGACATTTCTTTGTGCTTTTACCTAGATTAATAAACGTAACATAAAACTTCACCACCAACATTTTGAAGTCTAGCTTCCTTATCTGTCATTACACCTTTAGATGTTGACAAGATAGCAATACCTAAACCGTTCAAAACACGAGGCATAGTATCAACGCTTGCATACTTTCTTAAACCAGGTTTACTCACACGTGTCAACGTACGAATAGCCGGAATTTTGCTAATTGGATTATATTTCAATGCGATTTTGATCGTACCCTGTACGCCATTCTCATCGAATTTGTAATTAGCAATGTAACCTTTGTCAAAAAGAACTTTCGTGATCTCTTTTTTAAGGTTCGATGCAGGAATTTCAACAACCCTGTGGTTGGCCTTGATGGCATTCCTTACTCGTGTAAGGTAATCCGCAATTGGATCTGTAGTCATTATATATGAAAATTTGTGACAGCGGTTTCCCTCCCAACCATTGGTATGGGACCTTCTATCTGTTAAACAATTTTAAAATGCAAAAACCCCGGCAATCCTAAATTGAATTGCCCGGGCAAAATTAAGTATTTTTTTTTAATTACCAAGAAGCTTTTTTCACCCCTGGGATTTTGCCATCTAAAGCCATCTCACGGAATGTTACACGAGAGATACCGAATTGACGCATATATCCTTTAGGACGGCCAGTCAATTTACAACGGTTGTGTAAACGTACTGGAGAAGCATTTTTAGGCAATTTATCTAATGCAACGTAATCGCCAGCAGCTTTTAATTCTGCACGTTTTGCTGCATATTTAGCTACCAATTTAGCGCGTTTTACTTCGCGTGCTTTTAATCCTTCTTTAGCCATTGTTATTAGTATTTTGATTTTTAAATGGTAAACCGAATTGTTTCAACAATTCTAAAGCTTCAACATCATTTTGAGCAGAAGTCACGAAAGTGATATCCATACCTTGGATCTTGTTGATTTTATCAATGTTGATCTCAGGGAAAATGATTTGCTCAGTGATACCTAAGTTATAGTTACCACGTCCGTCAAAGCCTTTATCGTTGATACCGCGGAAGTCACGAATACGTGGAAGCGATACAGCTACTAAACGATCCAAGAATTCAAACATATTATTGTCACGCAAAGTAACACGTGCCCCTACAGGCATACCTTTACGTAATTTAAAGTTTGAAATATCTTTT
Proteins encoded in this window:
- the rpsH gene encoding 30S ribosomal protein S8; this translates as MMTTDPIADYLTRVRNAIKANHRVVEIPASNLKKEITKVLFDKGYIANYKFDENGVQGTIKIALKYNPISKIPAIRTLTRVSKPGLRKYASVDTMPRVLNGLGIAILSTSKGVMTDKEARLQNVGGEVLCYVY
- the rpsN gene encoding 30S ribosomal protein S14, with translation MAKEGLKAREVKRAKLVAKYAAKRAELKAAGDYVALDKLPKNASPVRLHNRCKLTGRPKGYMRQFGISRVTFREMALDGKIPGVKKASW
- the rplE gene encoding 50S ribosomal protein L5, with the protein product MTYVPRLKVKYAEEIRKALQEKFQYKSIMQVPKLEKIVVSQGVGAATADKKLIDNAIAELTLITGQQAVATKSKKDISNFKLRKGMPVGARVTLRDNNMFEFLDRLVAVSLPRIRDFRGINDKGFDGRGNYNLGITEQIIFPEINIDKINKIQGMDITFVTSAQNDVEALELLKQFGLPFKNQNTNNNG
- the rplF gene encoding 50S ribosomal protein L6 encodes the protein MSRIGKAPIAIPAGVTVTISDKNLVSVKGPKGELTQQVDRDITIAQEEGNIVVTRPTDQKKHKALHGLYRSLLANMVHGVTEGYKTTQELVGVGYRASSTGNVLELTLGFSHQIVFVLPKEVKVSTTADKGKNPTITLECADKQLIGQVAAKIRGFRKPEPYKGKGVKFAGEVLRRKAGKSAKK